One genomic region from Desulfurispira natronophila encodes:
- a CDS encoding Ppx/GppA phosphatase family protein produces MSAPLLLGAIDIGSNTIRLLIGEYSLSKGLITRHSERQVTRLGKRMSNGLLLADAIDYSVKVLQEYREILDDYGIEDQQIMAVATSAVRNARNRDEFIASVKQHTGINVQVVNGEQEARLSALGVCAAIKVAGSKLVVDIGGGSVEFILLGKDGEVQFSDSVEMGVVRLTEKFITRAPMQIDEYLSMQEFVLKKVQAIQKQVSQFELSNLKIVGTAGTYTTAAHVLSGGGEYHPQRINGFSCSVRETKQLLDKISSLTLAQRLEVFPVEKGREDVIIAGLCLAININQVFHLDHYVVSDYGLREGILIDMAQKPA; encoded by the coding sequence ATGAGTGCACCTCTGCTGCTTGGTGCCATCGATATTGGAAGCAACACTATACGCTTGCTTATCGGTGAGTATAGTTTATCTAAAGGCCTTATTACCCGTCACAGTGAGCGACAGGTAACCCGCCTTGGTAAACGTATGAGCAATGGCCTCCTGCTCGCTGATGCAATTGACTATAGTGTCAAAGTCTTGCAGGAGTATCGAGAAATACTGGATGACTACGGTATTGAAGATCAGCAAATTATGGCTGTGGCGACCAGCGCTGTGCGTAATGCACGTAATCGCGATGAGTTTATTGCATCAGTGAAGCAACACACAGGCATAAATGTGCAAGTAGTCAATGGAGAGCAGGAAGCAAGGCTAAGTGCCTTGGGGGTATGTGCAGCCATAAAGGTTGCTGGTAGTAAACTGGTCGTAGATATAGGCGGTGGCAGTGTCGAGTTTATACTCCTTGGCAAAGATGGTGAGGTCCAGTTTAGCGATTCGGTGGAAATGGGTGTGGTGAGACTGACTGAGAAATTTATTACCCGAGCACCTATGCAAATTGACGAATACCTGAGCATGCAAGAGTTTGTACTAAAGAAAGTGCAGGCAATTCAGAAGCAAGTAAGTCAGTTTGAGTTAAGCAATCTTAAAATTGTTGGTACAGCAGGCACTTATACCACTGCAGCCCATGTGCTTAGCGGGGGTGGAGAATATCATCCACAGCGAATTAATGGTTTTAGCTGTTCGGTTCGTGAGACAAAACAGTTGCTGGATAAAATTTCCTCGCTCACCCTTGCTCAGCGTCTTGAGGTGTTTCCCGTGGAAAAAGGACGTGAAGACGTCATTATAGCTGGCCTATGTCTGGCAATTAATATCAATCAGGTATTTCATCTCGATCACTATGTCGTAAGCGATTATGGTTTACGGGAAGGTATTCTGATTGATATGGCGCAAAAGCCTGCTTGA
- a CDS encoding mechanosensitive ion channel family protein encodes MSYPFITYLVITFVTGALILWWVRRRIRQIELQRATRMEDFHRFDAVRTTSPHKNPVQRARSSALASISNRFTIIRRVLVASIFIIWIMALILPFMGFIPAAVLSTFAASFAVVVGFAAKTFVQNFIAGVVISFSHQLRIGDTVIMDGHYGTVEDISVTHTVIKIWDWRRYIIPNSRMLEKEFINYSIVDSYYWAHVEFMVSYEADIDVIQEISLRIAEENKYFCDVEPPSFWTMALEKEGVKCWLAAWVSHPADAWNMRSEMRTQLKKELEERGIYTHFHRHMWASAPSGQKETSESGNASHQPSPIIFPGG; translated from the coding sequence ATGAGCTATCCATTTATAACTTATCTTGTCATAACCTTTGTTACTGGCGCACTCATATTGTGGTGGGTAAGGCGACGCATACGGCAAATTGAGCTACAGCGCGCTACACGTATGGAAGATTTCCACCGATTTGACGCCGTGCGCACGACTTCACCCCACAAAAACCCAGTACAACGAGCAAGAAGCAGTGCTCTAGCCAGCATATCCAACCGTTTCACCATTATACGACGAGTACTGGTTGCCAGTATTTTTATTATCTGGATCATGGCCCTGATTCTGCCGTTTATGGGATTTATCCCGGCCGCTGTCCTCTCAACATTTGCGGCATCCTTTGCGGTAGTCGTGGGTTTTGCTGCCAAAACTTTTGTACAAAACTTTATCGCCGGGGTAGTTATTTCATTCTCTCACCAACTGCGCATTGGTGACACTGTTATCATGGACGGGCACTACGGGACCGTCGAGGATATCTCCGTCACTCACACCGTCATTAAAATCTGGGACTGGCGGCGATACATTATTCCTAACAGCCGTATGCTGGAAAAAGAGTTTATCAATTACTCCATTGTTGATAGCTACTATTGGGCCCATGTGGAGTTTATGGTTTCCTATGAAGCTGATATCGATGTAATACAGGAAATTTCCCTGCGGATAGCTGAGGAAAACAAGTATTTCTGTGATGTTGAGCCACCCAGCTTCTGGACCATGGCCCTGGAGAAAGAAGGTGTCAAGTGCTGGCTGGCCGCATGGGTGAGCCACCCTGCTGATGCCTGGAATATGCGCTCTGAGATGCGCACACAACTAAAGAAAGAATTGGAAGAGCGGGGAATATACACCCACTTCCATCGCCACATGTGGGCCAGCGCACCATCTGGCCAAAAGGAAACAAGCGAAAGTGGCAATGCCTCTCACCAGCCTTCACCCATTATATTCCCCGGCGGATAG
- the alr gene encoding alanine racemase, with amino-acid sequence MKTLLCEIDLGAIRHNYRLLQRHAGAARVVGIVKADGYGHGDVPVAMALQREGCSHFAVARVHEGIKLRQAGIEGEILIMSGSFPSEFSALREFNLSTVVYTEENIEEMISAGITAPVHIKIDTGMNRLGFRPQKLEQVYQTLQRAGFDIKGVMTHMASADEPGASSIQQQEDLFFQTTDSFRNGLQEHITNSAGIFTLGKLGTLARPGIMLYGANPLPESSIDLRPAMSFKTRILQVKPVYKGEGISYGHTYIAKKDMTIAVIAAGYADGYSRLLSNRARVLVNGELAPQVGRICMDMSMVDITHISAKRGDEVVLFGEQQGRRIYAAELAEIMGTIDYEVFCSISPRVKRMYTGS; translated from the coding sequence GTGAAAACCCTTCTTTGCGAAATTGATCTGGGAGCCATCCGTCATAATTACCGTTTATTGCAGCGCCATGCTGGAGCTGCACGAGTAGTTGGTATCGTCAAGGCAGATGGTTATGGTCATGGAGATGTCCCTGTTGCCATGGCGTTACAAAGGGAGGGTTGTTCGCACTTTGCTGTCGCCCGTGTGCATGAGGGGATAAAGCTGCGACAAGCAGGAATAGAAGGTGAAATTCTCATTATGAGTGGTTCCTTCCCCAGTGAGTTTTCTGCCTTGCGGGAGTTTAACCTTTCAACAGTAGTCTATACTGAAGAAAATATTGAAGAAATGATCAGTGCTGGCATTACAGCGCCAGTGCATATCAAAATAGATACCGGAATGAATCGATTGGGTTTTCGTCCGCAAAAGTTGGAACAGGTTTATCAAACTCTGCAACGTGCGGGGTTCGATATTAAAGGGGTCATGACACACATGGCAAGTGCCGATGAACCGGGAGCTTCCAGTATACAGCAGCAGGAAGATCTCTTTTTTCAAACTACAGACTCGTTTCGCAATGGCTTACAGGAACACATTACCAATAGTGCAGGTATTTTCACTCTTGGTAAACTGGGTACCCTGGCAAGGCCTGGAATAATGCTTTACGGTGCCAATCCCCTTCCCGAGTCATCAATTGATCTCCGACCTGCCATGAGCTTTAAAACTCGTATATTGCAGGTGAAACCAGTCTATAAAGGCGAAGGAATTTCTTATGGACACACGTATATTGCAAAGAAAGATATGACTATTGCAGTCATTGCCGCAGGCTATGCCGATGGATACTCACGGCTTTTAAGTAATCGTGCCCGGGTGCTTGTGAATGGTGAACTTGCTCCCCAGGTTGGGCGGATTTGCATGGACATGAGTATGGTGGATATTACTCATATTTCAGCCAAGCGGGGCGATGAAGTCGTGCTGTTTGGTGAGCAACAGGGAAGGCGTATTTATGCGGCTGAACTTGCAGAAATCATGGGCACTATCGACTATGAAGTATTTTGTAGCATTTCACCACGTGTGAAAAGAATGTATACGGGCAGCTAG
- the hflC gene encoding protease modulator HflC: MKYLKFILPFFILAGILAYFSLFIVSFTQSAVVTQLGKPVRTIHEPGLYVRIPFIQEVFYFDRRLLTFDGSTFDMLTRDKKTIVVDNYVQWRITDPLKFMTSVRNEEGARRRIGDLIYAEARREIGSFDFIDVINFHRMEIMRNITQSADEKARPLGIEIVDMRVKRADLPTENERAVFERMSTERAKIATQYRSEGEEAAARIRADSDRQKTIILAEAYREQEELRGEGDAIAAKLYAEALERNPEFYRFMRELDLYRDALKENSTIILNENSDFFRTLMDKR, encoded by the coding sequence GTGAAATATTTAAAGTTTATTCTTCCCTTTTTCATACTGGCTGGCATATTAGCCTATTTCTCGCTTTTCATTGTTAGCTTTACCCAGAGTGCAGTGGTTACTCAGCTGGGTAAACCTGTACGTACTATTCATGAGCCTGGACTCTATGTTCGTATTCCCTTTATTCAGGAAGTGTTTTACTTTGATCGTCGACTACTGACGTTTGATGGTTCAACTTTTGACATGTTGACACGCGATAAAAAGACAATCGTAGTGGATAACTACGTGCAATGGCGTATTACCGATCCCCTGAAGTTTATGACCTCGGTACGTAACGAGGAAGGTGCCCGCCGCCGTATTGGCGACCTTATATATGCAGAGGCTCGTCGTGAAATAGGTTCTTTTGATTTCATCGACGTTATTAACTTTCACCGTATGGAAATAATGCGCAATATAACCCAAAGTGCCGATGAGAAAGCACGTCCCCTTGGTATTGAGATTGTTGACATGCGTGTCAAACGCGCCGATTTGCCGACTGAGAACGAACGCGCGGTTTTTGAGCGTATGAGTACGGAACGTGCCAAAATAGCCACTCAATATCGTTCCGAGGGTGAAGAGGCTGCAGCTCGTATACGTGCTGACAGTGATCGTCAGAAAACCATTATCCTCGCAGAGGCGTATCGAGAGCAGGAGGAGCTGCGAGGTGAAGGTGATGCTATAGCTGCTAAGCTCTATGCTGAAGCCTTGGAGCGTAACCCAGAGTTCTATCGCTTCATGCGAGAGCTTGACCTTTACCGTGATGCATTGAAAGAAAACAGCACAATAATACTTAATGAAAACTCTGACTTTTTCCGCACTTTAATGGATAAGCGATGA
- a CDS encoding LytR/AlgR family response regulator transcription factor: MRVLIIEDEAPAVNELRYILKQLDDITVVGDAQSGLKGLEMIRKHRPDVVFLDIEIPDLGGFDVAAEVVEYAQSPLIIFCTAYDEYAIKAFEVNAVDYILKPYDDERISQALWRAQKRLDEKRIYNDQVRSAMHQIVDNRLRKIVVESKGRLKVIDQEDIYWIGASVGKTEFHTFDDIYYSNHTLQNLEKILDDKLFLRIHRSHIINLNKVRELIPWFSGSFQVGVDDKEKTNLAVGRDKVKVLKSILNY; encoded by the coding sequence ATGCGAGTACTGATAATCGAAGACGAAGCCCCGGCAGTAAACGAATTGCGCTACATTCTCAAGCAGCTGGATGATATTACGGTGGTTGGTGACGCTCAAAGTGGCCTCAAGGGTCTTGAAATGATACGCAAGCATCGTCCGGATGTTGTCTTTCTGGATATAGAGATTCCCGATCTTGGCGGCTTTGATGTGGCAGCAGAGGTCGTTGAGTATGCACAGAGTCCACTAATAATATTTTGTACTGCCTACGATGAGTATGCCATCAAGGCTTTTGAGGTGAATGCGGTTGATTATATTCTCAAGCCTTATGACGATGAGCGTATTTCCCAGGCTTTGTGGCGGGCTCAAAAGCGTCTGGATGAAAAGCGAATCTACAACGATCAGGTGCGCAGTGCCATGCACCAGATTGTCGACAACAGATTGCGTAAGATTGTGGTGGAGTCCAAAGGTCGACTGAAGGTTATTGATCAGGAAGATATATACTGGATAGGCGCGTCCGTCGGCAAAACAGAGTTTCATACATTTGATGATATTTACTACTCCAATCATACGCTGCAAAATCTGGAGAAAATTCTGGATGACAAGCTTTTTCTGCGGATACATCGCTCTCACATTATCAACCTTAATAAAGTGCGCGAACTTATCCCCTGGTTTAGCGGTTCCTTTCAGGTTGGAGTTGATGACAAAGAGAAAACCAATCTTGCGGTTGGGCGTGACAAGGTCAAAGTTCTAAAAAGTATTCTCAATTACTGA
- a CDS encoding 3-deoxy-D-manno-octulosonic acid kinase: MTSLKAKSSLTVQTINPGNYIISTVPWQHQVQSQWFDMQWLEKNSGNISSSPGRGNSYIVNLNEGRVLVLRHYLRGGIVERFVHDTYIWAGLHRTRPWKELELTAQLHTMGLPVPEPVAGRVIHYGWKYQADLLTRYIPDTQSLADAITAKATTFSMWHEVGATIARFHNVGLDHVDLNARNILVDKRSHVFLIDFDRCRLRKPHYKWQQSNLHRLRRSLFKLNCYTHWQWKNMLQGYNSNIGA; encoded by the coding sequence GTGACTTCTCTTAAAGCTAAAAGCAGTCTAACTGTCCAGACCATCAACCCTGGCAATTATATCATCAGTACCGTTCCTTGGCAGCACCAGGTGCAATCTCAATGGTTTGATATGCAATGGCTTGAAAAGAACTCAGGAAACATCTCCTCCTCTCCAGGCCGTGGTAACAGCTATATTGTAAATCTCAATGAAGGCAGAGTCCTGGTACTCCGCCACTATCTGCGTGGAGGTATTGTAGAACGATTTGTACACGATACTTATATCTGGGCAGGATTGCACAGAACACGTCCCTGGAAAGAGTTGGAACTGACTGCACAGCTACACACAATGGGGCTGCCAGTCCCAGAACCCGTCGCTGGGCGCGTCATCCATTATGGGTGGAAGTATCAGGCTGACCTGCTTACCCGCTATATCCCCGACACTCAATCTTTGGCGGACGCTATCACTGCTAAAGCCACCACCTTTTCCATGTGGCATGAAGTCGGAGCCACTATTGCTCGCTTCCACAATGTCGGGCTGGACCATGTGGACCTCAATGCCCGTAATATTTTAGTGGACAAACGTAGTCACGTTTTTCTTATAGACTTTGATCGCTGCCGACTGCGCAAACCTCACTATAAGTGGCAGCAGTCAAACCTGCATCGCTTGCGGCGCTCACTATTCAAGCTTAACTGTTATACACACTGGCAATGGAAAAACATGTTGCAAGGATACAACTCCAATATAGGAGCATAA
- the thiL gene encoding thiamine-phosphate kinase, translating to MSSTSSVGEFDLIDILLQSIPSHLRQDGHLLVGAGDDAAALSSLVCPVITTDAQHESVHFYRHWLSPRDLGYKAVMVCLSDLAASYAFPRGLFINLGVPAGINHEYLCQLYRGVGSALEACGGQLGGGNISSSERLSIDLFAVGEGYAPMPQRGHAHVGQIVCATGVLGQARGALHGLLHGNEVAPELLQAFVAPRARFDAAAVLNRCGVRTVMDISDGLAGDCSKIARASGVSIQLAPEHFVVPAALQRYALENNREPREFIIGGGEDYELLFTCDEHQLGQICELLPDVMIVGHVVPEGDTPVIGGAVSSYIHGTGWTP from the coding sequence GTGTCATCAACATCATCAGTAGGCGAGTTTGATCTTATTGATATATTACTGCAAAGTATTCCTTCCCACCTCCGGCAGGATGGTCACCTACTGGTTGGGGCAGGCGATGATGCTGCAGCTCTTTCCAGTCTGGTTTGCCCGGTAATAACTACGGATGCTCAACATGAGTCAGTTCATTTCTACCGCCATTGGTTGAGCCCAAGGGATCTTGGCTACAAAGCTGTTATGGTTTGCCTGAGCGACCTGGCAGCATCTTACGCCTTTCCGAGAGGGCTTTTTATTAATCTTGGTGTTCCGGCAGGTATAAACCATGAATATCTTTGCCAGCTTTACCGTGGTGTGGGCAGCGCACTGGAGGCATGTGGTGGACAGTTGGGCGGGGGTAACATCAGCAGCAGTGAACGCCTCAGCATTGATCTTTTTGCTGTTGGTGAGGGGTACGCACCCATGCCACAGCGAGGCCATGCCCATGTAGGCCAGATAGTGTGTGCAACCGGCGTTTTGGGGCAAGCTCGAGGCGCTCTCCATGGCTTACTGCATGGAAATGAGGTTGCGCCAGAGCTACTCCAGGCGTTTGTTGCCCCCAGAGCACGTTTTGATGCCGCAGCTGTATTAAACCGTTGTGGCGTGCGAACGGTTATGGATATTAGTGACGGGCTGGCTGGTGATTGTAGCAAGATTGCCAGAGCATCAGGGGTGAGCATTCAGCTTGCACCTGAGCATTTTGTTGTGCCTGCGGCACTCCAGAGATACGCGCTAGAGAACAATCGTGAGCCCAGAGAGTTCATTATTGGGGGTGGCGAAGACTACGAGTTGTTGTTTACTTGCGATGAACATCAGCTTGGTCAGATTTGCGAGTTATTGCCGGACGTTATGATTGTCGGGCACGTAGTGCCTGAAGGCGATACACCAGTGATCGGTGGAGCTGTTTCTTCCTATATACATGGAACGGGTTGGACCCCCTGA
- a CDS encoding gamma carbonic anhydrase family protein, with the protein MNTAFVRPYCGTAPRIEATSLVTPTAAVIGDVELAEDSSVWFCAVLRGDVNYIRVGRRSNIQDGSVVHVNGNPSFPTIIGDDVTVGHNVTLHGCIIGSRVLIGMGAVLLNGVTVGDDCIIGAGAVLRQGMEIPPGSLVVGNPAIVKRELAQQERDFLLTSASTYVNLARDYL; encoded by the coding sequence ATGAATACTGCCTTTGTGCGCCCTTATTGCGGCACTGCTCCCCGGATTGAGGCAACCAGCCTGGTTACTCCTACAGCAGCGGTTATAGGTGATGTGGAGCTGGCAGAAGACTCCAGCGTCTGGTTTTGTGCCGTGCTGCGAGGTGATGTCAACTATATACGTGTTGGGCGACGCTCCAATATTCAAGATGGAAGCGTAGTGCACGTTAATGGCAACCCATCGTTCCCCACGATTATAGGCGATGATGTCACTGTTGGTCACAACGTTACCCTTCATGGTTGTATTATTGGCAGTCGTGTTTTGATTGGTATGGGGGCAGTATTACTCAATGGGGTTACAGTAGGTGACGATTGCATCATTGGTGCCGGAGCTGTTCTGCGCCAGGGCATGGAAATTCCTCCGGGCTCTTTAGTCGTTGGGAATCCTGCGATTGTTAAAAGGGAGTTAGCTCAGCAGGAGCGCGATTTCCTTTTAACATCAGCATCTACTTACGTTAATCTTGCCCGAGATTACTTATGA
- a CDS encoding DctP family TRAP transporter solute-binding subunit, translated as MPLLALFLILIGLWVIIAPQPAAHDGKYPLVVSHVLHAESPKGEAFTFFSEALHKKTDGNIDIQIYPSSSRYIDVEAIEALQYGAIHFIAPTTSKLSLFVPELEVLDYPFLLDDRESYYQLLNGAYGDYIREKLLSYDLRLLAFWDNGFRHISNAIRPVVDPDDLQGLSIRVMSGDKTGYLYELFGATPQEISFAQMPQMLRLGVVNGAENTIINFYGENLMQTQPYLTLSHHSLMIYTFLMRESHYQSLAPEVQEAVIEAAEEATAHMNTLVHSQEARSTVRLEKDSRVKVNHLPEEASDQWRTLARKSFKSDLSRNYPEVYHFIQQMGFTP; from the coding sequence ATGCCCCTTTTGGCCCTGTTTCTTATTCTTATTGGTCTGTGGGTGATTATTGCTCCCCAGCCAGCAGCTCATGATGGCAAGTACCCCCTCGTTGTTTCCCACGTGCTGCATGCCGAGTCGCCAAAAGGCGAAGCCTTCACCTTTTTTAGCGAAGCACTTCATAAAAAGACTGACGGCAATATTGATATACAGATTTATCCTTCATCATCGCGATATATTGATGTCGAAGCGATTGAAGCTCTTCAGTACGGCGCTATTCACTTTATTGCCCCAACAACATCTAAGCTTTCGCTCTTTGTGCCGGAACTGGAAGTTCTTGACTATCCATTCTTGTTGGATGATCGCGAGTCGTATTATCAGCTTCTTAATGGGGCCTACGGTGACTATATACGTGAAAAGCTGCTATCCTACGACTTGCGACTCCTGGCATTTTGGGATAATGGGTTTCGTCATATCTCTAATGCTATAAGACCGGTAGTTGACCCAGATGACTTGCAAGGCCTTTCCATTAGAGTGATGTCTGGCGACAAGACCGGCTATCTGTACGAACTATTTGGCGCCACTCCACAAGAGATTTCCTTCGCCCAAATGCCTCAAATGCTTCGCTTGGGAGTCGTTAATGGTGCGGAAAATACGATTATTAATTTTTACGGTGAAAACCTGATGCAAACTCAACCGTATTTAACCTTGAGTCACCATAGCTTGATGATTTACACCTTTCTCATGCGCGAATCACACTACCAGTCGCTTGCTCCAGAAGTGCAAGAAGCAGTGATTGAAGCAGCTGAGGAGGCAACCGCCCATATGAATACTCTGGTGCACTCTCAGGAAGCGCGCTCTACCGTGCGCCTGGAGAAGGATAGTCGGGTGAAGGTAAATCATTTGCCAGAAGAAGCTTCAGACCAGTGGCGTACTCTTGCTCGCAAGTCCTTTAAGTCTGATTTGAGTCGCAATTATCCAGAGGTGTATCATTTCATACAGCAGATGGGTTTTACGCCGTGA
- the hflK gene encoding FtsH protease activity modulator HflK translates to MSKLHITKVFSQYNNPWEKKRKSPFGGGGGGGKPGGGQGGNFKVNIPKDFKMPQNFDKRIPVILLVVIVLGWLSTGILILKPEEEAAILRFGKYDRTLGPGPHITLPYPIERRFVAPVTTVQRLEIGFRSSASQRDDRIISVSQESLMLTGDENILDVKVIVQFRIRDINDYMFEVRDSMVTLQNAASSSVREVMGGETIDNALTVGKYEIQTDIRKQLQTALDDYRAGLEILSVELYDVQPPQEVASAFREVVSAREDRERFINQAQGYRNEVLPQARGEAAQIIEAASAYREERIQRAYGDVARFVAMEQEYRSAPGVTRDRLMMDALQETLPQTRLFLIDSEAGSGVLPYLPLDGLRDARTTTGQRN, encoded by the coding sequence ATGTCTAAACTTCACATTACCAAAGTTTTTTCCCAATATAACAATCCCTGGGAAAAAAAGCGCAAGTCCCCTTTTGGGGGAGGTGGCGGAGGCGGCAAGCCTGGTGGCGGTCAGGGAGGGAACTTCAAGGTCAATATCCCGAAAGACTTTAAAATGCCTCAGAACTTTGACAAACGTATCCCTGTTATCCTGTTGGTTGTAATTGTCCTCGGTTGGTTGTCTACCGGGATACTGATTTTGAAACCAGAAGAGGAAGCGGCTATATTGCGTTTTGGAAAGTACGATCGCACCCTGGGGCCTGGTCCTCACATTACCTTGCCTTATCCGATTGAGCGACGCTTTGTCGCTCCGGTTACCACTGTGCAGCGACTGGAAATTGGGTTCCGCAGCTCTGCCAGCCAGCGCGATGACCGAATTATTTCTGTAAGCCAGGAATCACTGATGCTTACTGGTGATGAAAATATCCTTGATGTTAAAGTTATCGTTCAGTTCCGTATTCGGGATATCAACGACTATATGTTTGAAGTGCGCGATTCCATGGTGACTTTGCAGAATGCTGCATCATCATCAGTGCGAGAAGTTATGGGTGGAGAGACCATTGACAACGCATTGACAGTAGGGAAATATGAAATACAGACTGATATTCGTAAGCAGCTGCAAACGGCTCTGGACGATTATCGGGCTGGCTTGGAGATATTGTCAGTCGAGCTTTACGATGTTCAGCCTCCTCAGGAAGTGGCCAGTGCCTTCCGGGAAGTAGTTAGCGCTCGTGAGGACAGAGAGCGCTTTATTAATCAGGCCCAGGGCTACCGAAACGAAGTGTTGCCCCAGGCTCGTGGTGAAGCAGCTCAGATTATAGAAGCTGCCAGTGCCTATCGAGAAGAGCGTATTCAACGAGCCTATGGTGATGTGGCACGTTTTGTTGCTATGGAGCAAGAGTACCGGTCGGCTCCTGGAGTCACCCGTGATCGCCTGATGATGGATGCTCTGCAAGAGACATTGCCTCAAACCAGACTCTTTCTTATAGACAGTGAAGCAGGGAGCGGCGTCTTGCCTTACCTGCCCCTTGATGGGCTGCGCGATGCACGCACTACAACCGGACAGCGTAATTAA
- a CDS encoding NUDIX hydrolase: MKPQTYDAHLSVASVVLPLVVDAGEIQILLMRRAEDDYHHSRQISFPGGRLDPGEDPRQCACREFQEELGVPIKDSDLLGLVDIGFAHVSNSIINCYVGCLQGPIPFQPDPQEVEYLIPVPLNFFFGPANVGLDYFEHGNFRYVSPVFMYNEERIWGATARMLATFLTQMNNALEEHHV, encoded by the coding sequence TTGAAGCCTCAGACTTATGACGCTCATCTGAGTGTGGCATCGGTTGTGCTGCCCTTAGTAGTTGATGCCGGAGAGATACAGATTTTGCTGATGCGTCGCGCAGAGGACGACTACCATCACTCCCGCCAGATATCGTTTCCTGGGGGAAGGTTGGACCCGGGAGAGGACCCTCGTCAATGCGCCTGCCGTGAGTTCCAGGAAGAATTGGGAGTGCCAATAAAAGACAGTGACTTACTGGGTCTTGTGGATATCGGTTTTGCTCATGTATCTAACTCAATAATCAATTGCTATGTCGGATGTTTGCAGGGTCCAATTCCTTTCCAGCCTGATCCACAGGAGGTTGAGTATCTGATTCCGGTTCCATTGAATTTTTTCTTTGGCCCTGCTAATGTGGGTCTCGATTATTTTGAGCATGGAAATTTTCGTTATGTTTCGCCTGTTTTCATGTACAATGAAGAACGCATCTGGGGTGCTACAGCGAGAATGCTGGCAACATTCCTGACGCAAATGAATAATGCACTAGAGGAGCATCATGTCTAA
- a CDS encoding MlaE family ABC transporter permease: MSRLLNSLGMGMYCAMQTAGLIFFTFLHSATWLFRPPFRARAILKQLEFVGVNSLFVVVLTGAFTGMVMALQLYIGFRQFHAEYLVGAVAALAITRELGPVLTALMVTARAGSAMAAELGTMKVTEQIDALRTMAVDPHQYLAMPRILASFLMLPILTMVANAIAIGGSYLVGVQMLGINPVVFVDQIVLFVDMSDVLTGLVKSAAFGLVMGSVCCGIGMNASKGAAGVGRVTTTSVVLSSTLILAVDYVLTALMF, encoded by the coding sequence ATGAGTCGCCTGCTTAACTCGCTGGGTATGGGGATGTACTGTGCAATGCAGACAGCGGGTTTGATTTTTTTCACATTCCTCCACTCAGCCACCTGGCTTTTTCGCCCCCCTTTTCGGGCCAGAGCTATACTGAAACAGCTGGAGTTTGTGGGAGTCAACTCACTCTTTGTTGTTGTTCTTACTGGGGCGTTTACTGGCATGGTAATGGCTCTGCAGCTGTATATTGGTTTTAGGCAGTTTCATGCAGAATACCTGGTGGGGGCAGTAGCAGCACTTGCTATTACACGGGAGCTGGGACCTGTACTAACTGCTTTAATGGTAACAGCTCGAGCTGGGAGTGCCATGGCAGCTGAACTGGGAACCATGAAGGTAACGGAGCAAATAGATGCTTTACGCACCATGGCAGTAGATCCCCATCAATATCTGGCTATGCCGCGTATTTTGGCGAGTTTTCTAATGTTGCCTATCCTCACTATGGTTGCCAATGCGATTGCTATTGGAGGAAGTTATCTGGTGGGTGTGCAGATGCTGGGGATCAATCCAGTCGTTTTTGTCGATCAGATTGTACTCTTTGTTGATATGTCTGATGTTTTGACGGGTTTGGTTAAGTCTGCAGCCTTTGGGCTGGTAATGGGTTCTGTATGTTGCGGCATTGGTATGAATGCCTCGAAGGGGGCAGCTGGAGTGGGCCGTGTAACTACTACATCGGTAGTTCTCTCATCAACTCTTATTCTGGCAGTTGACTATGTTCTCACAGCACTGATGTTTTAG